From a region of the Takifugu flavidus isolate HTHZ2018 chromosome 18, ASM371156v2, whole genome shotgun sequence genome:
- the gosr2 gene encoding Golgi SNAP receptor complex member 2 isoform X2, producing the protein MLENELQARTDQIFNHLERLEILSSKEPPNRRQNAKLRVDQLKYDVQHLRTALQNFQHRRYVKEAQEREREELMSRTFTTNDADTSIPIDETLQLNSNLHNAHRGMDDLLGSGSSILNGLRDQRSTLKGTHKKMLDVANMLGLSNTVMRLIERRATQDKFIMIGGMLLTCVFMFLVIRYLG; encoded by the exons TGTTGGAGAACGAGCTGCAGGCTAGAACCGACCAGATCTTCAATCATTTAGAACGCCTTGAGATCCTGTCCAGCAAGGAACCACCAAACCGCCGTCAGAACGCCAAATT ACGCGTGGACCAGTTAAAGTATGATGTCCAACATCTTCGGACCGCCTTGCAAAATTTCCAGCATCGACGTTACGTGAAagaagcccaggaaagagagagggaggaactCATGAGCCGCACCTTCACAACTAAC GATGCAGACACCTCCATCCCCATAGATGAGACCCTACAGTTGAACTCCAACTTGCACAATGCACACAGAGGCATGGACGACCTCTTGGGCAGCGGCAGTAGTATCCTCAATGGTCTCCGAGATCAGCGGTCCACACTTAAG GGCACACACAAGAAGATGCTGGACGTAGCCAACATGCTCGGGCTGTCCAACACAGTGATGAGACTGATAGAGAGGCGAGCCACTCAGGATAAGTTCATCATGATCGGGGGTATGCTGCTCACCTGCGTCTTCATGTTCCTGGTCATCAGATATCTGGGCTGA